In Myotis daubentonii chromosome 6, mMyoDau2.1, whole genome shotgun sequence, a genomic segment contains:
- the RNF5 gene encoding E3 ubiquitin-protein ligase RNF5: MAAAEEEHGGPEGPNCERGGAGATFECNICLETAREAVISMCGHLYCWPCLHQWLETRPERQECPVCKAGISREKVVPLYGRGSQKPQDPRLKTPPRPQGQRPAPESRGGFQPWGDTGAFHFSFGVGAFPFGFFTTVFNTHEPFRRGAGVDLGQGHPASSWQDSLFLFLAIFFFFWLLSI; encoded by the exons ATGGCAGCAGCGGAGGAGGAGCATGGGGGCCCCGAAGGGCCAAACTgcgagcggggcggggcgggcgcgacCTTCGAATGTAACATCTGTCTGGAGACGGCTCGGGAGGCTGTGATCAGTATGTGTGGCCACCTGTACTG TTGGCCCTGTCTTCATCAG tggCTGGAGACACGGCCAGAGCGGCAAGAGTGCCCAGTGTGTAAAGCTGGCATCAGCCGAGAAAAGGTTGTCCCCCTCTATGGGCGAGGGAGCCAGAAGCCCCAGGACCCCAG aTTGAaaaccccaccccgcccccagggccaGCGGCCAGCTCCCGAGAGCAGAGGG GGCTTCCAGCCATGGGGCGATACCGGGGCCTTTCACTTCTCATTCGGTGTGGGTGCTTTTCCCTTTGGATTTTTCACCACTGTCTTCAATACCCACGAGCCGTTCCGCCGGGGTGCAG gTGTGGATCTGGGACAGGGTCACCCGGCCTCCAGCTGGCAGGACTCCCTCTTCCTGTTTCTcgccattttcttctttttctggctGCTCAGTATTTGA